In a single window of the Rhodopirellula bahusiensis genome:
- a CDS encoding AAA family ATPase: MVTPPPRDNTEGSDIETAEALIQSVAQVKEQVGRIVVGQSDVIEQLLIAILARGHCLLEGVPGLAKTLMVRTLASSMSLDFRRIQFTPDLMPGDITGTDIIQEDHETGRREMLFRPGPVFTQMLLADEINRTPPKTQAALLEAMQEHEVTAGGKTYALKEPFFVLATQNPIEQEGTYPLPEAQRDRFLFHVVVGYPSRDQEAEIVERTTSGDLADVQPVVSGEDICKFQSVVRRVPLPEHVKNWVIDAVRAARPSEPDAKGWVKEWIQWGPGPRASQQLVLASKARALLHGRTHVTLEDAQALALPVLRHRIVPTFSAEADGIAVEDLIERLVAEQTAGAASVL; encoded by the coding sequence ATGGTCACACCGCCTCCCAGAGACAACACCGAAGGTTCAGACATCGAAACTGCGGAGGCGTTGATCCAAAGCGTTGCCCAGGTCAAAGAACAGGTCGGCCGAATCGTGGTTGGCCAGAGCGATGTGATCGAGCAATTGCTGATTGCGATCTTGGCTCGCGGCCATTGCTTGTTGGAAGGCGTGCCCGGACTGGCGAAAACGTTGATGGTGCGGACGTTGGCCAGTTCGATGAGCTTGGATTTTCGTCGCATTCAGTTCACGCCTGATCTGATGCCCGGCGACATCACGGGCACGGACATCATTCAGGAAGATCACGAAACCGGGCGCCGAGAAATGTTGTTCCGGCCTGGCCCCGTTTTCACGCAAATGCTGTTGGCCGACGAGATCAACCGGACACCACCCAAGACGCAGGCGGCGCTTTTGGAAGCGATGCAGGAACATGAGGTCACCGCGGGCGGCAAGACCTACGCTCTGAAAGAACCGTTCTTTGTTCTTGCGACGCAGAACCCGATCGAGCAAGAGGGGACCTATCCGCTTCCCGAAGCTCAACGCGATCGGTTCTTGTTCCACGTCGTTGTTGGCTATCCGTCACGCGATCAAGAAGCCGAGATTGTTGAGCGAACCACGTCAGGAGATTTGGCGGACGTTCAGCCGGTCGTCAGCGGCGAAGACATTTGCAAATTTCAATCTGTTGTTCGGCGAGTTCCCTTGCCCGAGCATGTGAAGAACTGGGTGATCGATGCGGTTCGAGCGGCGCGTCCGAGTGAGCCTGATGCCAAGGGTTGGGTTAAGGAATGGATCCAGTGGGGGCCGGGACCCCGTGCGAGCCAACAGTTGGTTTTGGCGTCTAAAGCCCGTGCGTTGTTGCACGGTCGCACACATGTAACGCTCGAAGACGCACAGGCTCTCGCGCTGCCGGTCTTGCGTCACCGGATTGTTCCAACCTTTTCTGCCGAAGCGGATGGCATCGCGGTCGAGGATCTGATCGAGCGTTTGGTGGCGGAACAAACCGCTGGCGCGGCATCCGTGCTGTAA
- a CDS encoding DNA gyrase subunit B, giving the protein MSDSSSTDPASNDPSEDPNAVPAGAVSGDGNSAEEIAGPQKPMERVSTGPAANSEYTDKDLLHLSDLEHVRERPGMYIGDTTVRGLHHLVYEVVDNSIDEAMAGFAKSVSVTVHTDGSVTVEDDGRGVPVTRHDQLSEELDREVSTLEGVMTVLKFGGKFEKGAYQTSGGLHGVGVTVVNFLSQWAEVEVSRDGSTWTQGYERGIPTGPIQKGRPTKKSGTKTTFKADGQIFSVTKYNFDTLQKRLQELAFLNSGVRIKFLDERNGEGGDYQYDRGIVEFVEHLNRASDVLHGDVIQFVGEKDGVEYDMALQYSTEFTETVQSYVNNIHTIEGGTHVSGFRSALTRTLNNYGKKEGLFKNTTPTGDDFREGLTAVISVRVPHPQFEGQTKTKLGNGEVDGIITSGVGEALNKYLEENPRTAKAIVRKGLLAAEAREAARKAKDQLRKRKDALGGGGLPGKLRDCISKNMEECEVYLVEGDSAGGSAEGGRMREYQAILPLRGKIINAYKSREDKVLANEEVQSMIQAIGTGIGADQDLTRRRYNKVIIMTDADVDGSHIRTLLLCFFYRQMYQLVAAGHVYVAQPPLFRVSQGKNRYYIQSEEEMKSQLLERGLNDTRFETEDGRSAEGDAMRALCVALASMEDAIVALERRGVSLRVHSERFDPVTGKLPPFLLTIQGEEHWFMKQADVETYLADNNATLDIDQPDEELEVEGEEQPKSEEPEKVVAHLAELHEVRTINSGLKDLDPLGFGLQDLIPADRTGSTTARFELVRGEDLRRPLEDLRELLPEVRAAGEKGLQVTRFKGLGEMNAEELRETTLDPANRTLVKVNLTDAGAADEMFRLLMGDKVEPRREFIETHALDVRNLDV; this is encoded by the coding sequence ATGAGCGATTCCTCCTCGACTGACCCTGCATCAAACGACCCATCCGAGGATCCAAACGCTGTGCCCGCTGGTGCGGTTTCCGGCGACGGAAATTCAGCCGAGGAGATTGCTGGCCCGCAAAAGCCAATGGAGCGTGTCTCGACCGGGCCGGCGGCAAATTCGGAGTACACCGACAAGGATTTGCTGCACCTGTCGGATCTCGAGCACGTGCGAGAGCGTCCCGGGATGTACATCGGTGACACGACCGTTCGCGGTTTGCACCACCTGGTCTACGAAGTCGTTGACAACTCGATCGACGAAGCCATGGCCGGTTTCGCCAAATCGGTCAGCGTGACGGTTCATACCGATGGCAGCGTCACGGTCGAAGATGATGGTCGCGGTGTCCCCGTGACACGTCATGATCAATTGTCAGAAGAGCTGGATCGCGAAGTCAGCACGCTGGAAGGCGTGATGACGGTTCTGAAGTTCGGCGGCAAGTTCGAAAAGGGTGCCTATCAAACTTCGGGCGGTCTGCACGGCGTCGGTGTGACCGTGGTGAACTTTCTGAGTCAGTGGGCCGAGGTCGAAGTCAGCCGCGATGGTTCGACTTGGACTCAGGGCTACGAACGCGGGATTCCAACGGGCCCCATTCAAAAAGGCCGGCCAACGAAGAAGTCTGGAACGAAGACCACGTTCAAGGCCGACGGGCAGATCTTCAGTGTCACCAAGTACAACTTTGACACACTGCAAAAACGCCTTCAGGAACTCGCGTTCCTCAACAGTGGCGTTCGAATCAAATTCTTGGACGAACGAAACGGCGAAGGCGGCGACTATCAGTACGACCGTGGGATCGTTGAGTTTGTCGAGCATCTCAACCGCGCCAGCGATGTGCTGCACGGGGACGTGATTCAGTTCGTCGGTGAGAAGGACGGCGTCGAGTACGACATGGCGCTGCAGTACAGCACCGAGTTCACTGAAACGGTTCAGTCGTACGTCAACAACATTCATACGATCGAAGGCGGAACGCACGTGTCCGGCTTCCGCTCGGCGTTGACGCGGACGCTGAACAACTACGGCAAAAAAGAAGGCCTGTTCAAGAACACAACTCCGACCGGCGACGATTTTCGAGAAGGTCTGACGGCGGTCATCAGCGTTCGCGTTCCGCATCCACAGTTTGAAGGTCAGACCAAGACCAAGCTCGGCAACGGTGAAGTCGACGGCATCATTACCAGCGGTGTTGGCGAGGCGCTCAACAAATACCTGGAAGAGAATCCTCGAACGGCCAAGGCGATTGTTCGCAAAGGTTTGCTCGCGGCCGAGGCTCGTGAAGCAGCTCGCAAAGCCAAGGATCAACTTCGAAAACGAAAGGACGCGCTCGGTGGCGGTGGCTTGCCCGGCAAGCTTCGCGATTGCATCTCCAAAAACATGGAAGAGTGCGAAGTCTACCTGGTCGAAGGTGATTCGGCCGGTGGATCGGCCGAAGGCGGACGGATGCGTGAGTACCAGGCGATCTTGCCCCTCCGCGGTAAGATCATCAACGCGTACAAGAGTCGCGAAGACAAGGTGCTGGCCAATGAAGAAGTCCAGTCGATGATCCAAGCGATCGGCACCGGGATTGGTGCGGATCAGGATCTCACGCGACGCCGGTACAACAAAGTCATCATCATGACGGATGCCGACGTCGATGGCAGTCACATTCGCACGCTGTTGCTTTGTTTCTTCTATCGGCAGATGTATCAATTGGTTGCCGCCGGGCACGTTTACGTGGCTCAGCCGCCGTTGTTCCGCGTCTCCCAGGGCAAGAACCGGTACTACATTCAGTCCGAAGAGGAGATGAAGAGCCAGTTGCTCGAACGTGGTTTGAACGACACGCGATTCGAGACCGAAGATGGTCGCAGTGCCGAAGGCGATGCGATGCGAGCACTTTGCGTCGCACTGGCATCGATGGAAGACGCGATTGTCGCACTCGAGCGACGTGGTGTCAGTCTGCGTGTGCACAGCGAACGGTTTGATCCTGTGACCGGCAAGCTGCCTCCGTTTTTGCTGACGATCCAAGGCGAAGAGCATTGGTTCATGAAGCAAGCCGACGTTGAGACATATCTTGCCGACAACAACGCAACTTTGGATATCGACCAACCGGATGAAGAGTTGGAAGTGGAAGGCGAGGAACAGCCTAAGAGTGAAGAACCTGAAAAGGTGGTCGCTCACTTGGCCGAGCTTCACGAGGTCCGAACAATCAACAGCGGCTTGAAAGACTTGGACCCACTTGGGTTCGGGTTGCAGGATTTGATCCCTGCTGACCGCACCGGTTCGACCACCGCACGATTCGAGCTCGTTCGTGGGGAAGACTTGCGACGTCCACTCGAAGACTTGCGAGAGTTGTTGCCGGAAGTGCGAGCTGCCGGTGAAAAAGGTCTGCAAGTGACTCGCTTTAAAGGACTGGGTGAAATGAACGCGGAAGAGCTCCGCGAAACAACGCTCGATCCTGCCAACCGCACGCTGGTGAAGGTCAATCTGACCGACGCGGGTGCGGCCGACGAAATGTTCCGTTTGTTGATGGGTGACAAAGTCGAACCCCGTCGCGAATTCATCGAAACCCACGCACTTGATGTGCGAAACTTGGACGTCTAG
- a CDS encoding outer membrane protein assembly factor BamB family protein: MHRSSHFRLILSLTLVTANAVGFAASALADHELLGPVETRQLGLEEVWRRNLSVPAGRQSIVDQKMVVHQTQSHVFVEIVEKSGEPKPAESEPVAEGEDATPVIDETAVIYARFQVDSDATKRGAIDQKEAERLGRNEIRRLERRGIEAESRIRKIPMIRFYTLSDDGTVECRDAESGDLIWLQRVGSERRGYGGLGVDEEFVSVVNGGELVKLDVKNGQVFGVTALEYVPTRGVVHCNGFALVPSIGDRVAGYGLVDPTIDPFAEIVAGSALEVPTHSADSNKVAWGTSQGFVYVMEMDGEPNVQFRLNTDGIVSGALASASGERFFFGSESGQIYGIKATREGEVLWSRPTGEPIYSSPIFFDEKVLFPTTYGNLMCVSASDGYSVWPQTVPGVQELLGAIDGKIYARSLSGSLLVMAMEDGSLLGRFPSIQPDSLLVNRYTNRLYLVNNRGTMQCLRRPGSVIPKVIKSSAPVETEEEAEDQLEEKKPEQTAPKNTDPFGAPGADPFGGGGADPFGDTMEDPFAPAGAGDPFGDI; encoded by the coding sequence ATGCACCGCTCTTCTCACTTCCGTCTCATCCTTTCATTGACGCTGGTCACCGCCAATGCGGTCGGTTTTGCTGCGTCCGCGCTCGCTGATCACGAGTTGCTGGGCCCGGTCGAGACCCGCCAGCTTGGGTTGGAAGAAGTGTGGCGCCGCAATCTGAGCGTTCCCGCTGGTCGCCAGTCCATCGTCGATCAAAAGATGGTCGTTCACCAAACACAAAGCCACGTGTTTGTGGAAATCGTCGAAAAGTCGGGCGAGCCAAAGCCGGCCGAATCAGAACCCGTTGCCGAAGGTGAAGACGCAACTCCGGTCATCGACGAAACGGCCGTCATCTACGCTCGTTTTCAGGTCGACAGCGACGCGACCAAACGCGGTGCAATAGACCAAAAAGAAGCCGAGCGATTGGGGCGCAATGAAATCCGCCGCTTAGAACGTCGCGGCATCGAAGCTGAGTCGCGGATTCGTAAGATTCCGATGATTCGGTTCTACACCCTGTCGGACGACGGCACCGTCGAGTGCCGGGACGCTGAGTCAGGTGATTTGATTTGGTTGCAACGGGTTGGATCCGAACGACGTGGCTACGGCGGACTGGGAGTGGACGAAGAGTTCGTCTCCGTCGTCAACGGTGGCGAGTTGGTCAAGCTGGACGTCAAGAACGGACAGGTGTTTGGAGTGACTGCGTTGGAGTACGTGCCAACTCGAGGCGTCGTGCATTGCAATGGGTTCGCGCTCGTGCCATCGATTGGTGATCGGGTGGCTGGTTATGGATTGGTCGACCCGACGATCGATCCGTTCGCGGAGATCGTTGCCGGATCGGCTCTTGAAGTGCCAACACATTCGGCGGATTCCAACAAAGTGGCTTGGGGAACCAGTCAGGGATTTGTCTATGTGATGGAAATGGATGGTGAACCCAACGTTCAGTTTCGATTGAACACGGATGGCATCGTCAGTGGGGCTCTCGCTTCTGCTTCGGGCGAACGATTCTTCTTCGGTTCTGAATCGGGTCAGATCTACGGCATCAAGGCCACTCGCGAAGGCGAAGTGTTGTGGAGCCGTCCGACCGGAGAGCCGATTTACTCCAGTCCGATCTTCTTCGACGAAAAGGTCCTCTTTCCGACGACTTATGGCAATTTGATGTGCGTGTCGGCCAGCGATGGTTATTCGGTTTGGCCACAAACGGTGCCTGGTGTTCAGGAATTGCTTGGCGCGATCGATGGAAAAATCTATGCGAGAAGCCTGTCAGGATCGCTGCTGGTGATGGCGATGGAAGATGGCTCGTTGCTCGGGCGTTTTCCCAGCATTCAGCCCGACTCCTTGCTGGTCAATCGCTACACCAACCGTCTCTATCTGGTCAACAATCGCGGTACGATGCAGTGTCTGCGTCGTCCCGGTTCGGTCATTCCAAAGGTGATCAAATCCTCCGCTCCCGTCGAAACCGAAGAGGAAGCCGAGGATCAACTGGAAGAGAAGAAGCCCGAACAGACCGCTCCCAAGAACACGGATCCCTTTGGTGCACCTGGTGCGGATCCATTTGGCGGCGGTGGAGCGGATCCATTTGGTGACACCATGGAAGATCCCTTTGCTCCCGCGGGGGCGGGAGATCCTTTCGGTGACATCTGA
- a CDS encoding DJ-1/PfpI family protein, which produces MAKILMLVGDFVEDYEAMVPYQMLLMLEHEVATVCPGKSAGDSVATAIHDFEGHQTYSEKPGHRFAITADFDGLQPETYDALVIPGGRAPEYLRLNEKVLDIVRHFADQNKPIAAVCHGPQILAAAGVLKDRECSCYPAVAPEVQIGGGTYMTPGEGMDTAHVDGNLVTAPAWPAHPAWMREFCRLLPSD; this is translated from the coding sequence ATGGCCAAAATTTTGATGCTCGTCGGCGACTTCGTCGAAGATTACGAAGCCATGGTTCCCTATCAGATGTTGCTGATGCTGGAACACGAAGTGGCCACCGTCTGCCCCGGCAAATCCGCGGGCGACTCCGTGGCCACGGCGATCCATGATTTCGAGGGTCACCAAACGTACAGCGAAAAACCCGGGCACCGATTCGCAATCACCGCCGACTTCGATGGACTGCAGCCCGAAACCTACGACGCCTTGGTCATCCCAGGCGGCCGAGCCCCCGAGTACCTGCGGCTGAACGAGAAGGTCCTCGACATCGTTCGCCATTTCGCGGATCAGAACAAACCGATCGCCGCGGTCTGCCACGGGCCTCAAATCTTGGCCGCAGCGGGCGTGCTCAAAGACCGCGAGTGCAGCTGTTACCCGGCCGTCGCCCCCGAGGTTCAGATCGGCGGTGGAACCTACATGACTCCCGGCGAGGGCATGGACACCGCCCACGTCGATGGCAACTTGGTCACCGCACCAGCCTGGCCCGCTCACCCCGCATGGATGCGAGAATTCTGCCGACTGCTCCCATCCGATTGA
- a CDS encoding vWA domain-containing protein, which yields MNAPDPNRVDPASGLSPDHADALRDRKSQLQAELLRVRREAHAARLEANAVRLEATASQIEAELESIETGQPVEQPNVGEPSTTASGHNLNPPKLPSSSRFASWNEVREAFDSFTKVSTRRDLSHGVSVRAPKMRRLGETKSPDAIPTSPIADPEPEFSTEPGSLEPSSTAELDAHEDSLLFGEDKPTPSGEPLPSVIEDDEETDTSGRRRKPAAVIVSAIVHAVLLFILAAFTLSNARPKDQMAFSASASSESEETAMETFAIESSEPITEPTQSQPDETQYDVSEIGEMPIVDITSTAMDSVAASASNLSSLSSSSSAASQAMQKLKSDAKSQMEFCGVEGGGNHFVYLVDSSGSMGDAFTSARSALLQSIDMLTEKQRFYVVFFDTDSDYMQLSGSPEPETRSVYATANNKQQLRNWAMRISMDRGKAPYDPLRFALDLKPDVIFLLSDGEFPQGIEDLLSEENRSTNLFGDTDPISIVNTISYYSREGESRMRRIAEKNFGQYRHVPKP from the coding sequence ATGAACGCTCCCGATCCCAACCGCGTCGACCCAGCCTCCGGCCTTTCTCCGGATCACGCCGATGCGTTGCGTGATCGGAAATCGCAATTGCAGGCCGAACTGCTTCGCGTCCGTCGCGAAGCGCATGCAGCGAGGCTGGAGGCCAATGCCGTTCGACTCGAAGCAACCGCGTCGCAAATCGAGGCCGAACTGGAATCGATCGAAACCGGGCAACCCGTCGAGCAGCCCAACGTCGGCGAGCCTTCAACAACTGCGTCTGGACACAACCTGAATCCGCCGAAGCTTCCAAGCTCCAGCCGCTTTGCTTCCTGGAACGAAGTTCGCGAAGCGTTTGATTCATTCACGAAGGTCAGCACCCGGCGTGATCTGAGTCACGGTGTTTCGGTACGAGCACCCAAGATGAGGCGTCTTGGTGAAACCAAATCACCGGATGCGATCCCAACCTCACCAATCGCTGATCCTGAACCGGAGTTTTCAACCGAGCCAGGTTCGCTTGAGCCGAGCTCGACCGCTGAACTCGACGCTCACGAAGACTCGCTCCTTTTCGGCGAAGACAAACCAACGCCTTCGGGCGAACCGCTTCCAAGCGTGATAGAAGACGACGAGGAAACGGACACAAGCGGTCGCCGGAGAAAACCTGCCGCGGTGATCGTCAGTGCGATTGTTCACGCGGTGCTGCTTTTCATCCTCGCGGCATTCACACTCAGCAACGCTCGTCCGAAGGATCAAATGGCGTTCTCCGCTTCCGCGTCCAGCGAAAGTGAAGAGACGGCGATGGAAACATTTGCGATCGAAAGCAGCGAACCCATCACCGAGCCAACCCAATCGCAGCCCGACGAGACGCAGTACGACGTCAGCGAAATTGGCGAGATGCCGATCGTCGACATCACATCAACAGCAATGGATTCGGTAGCCGCGTCAGCATCCAATTTGTCGTCGCTTTCCAGCTCTTCGTCTGCTGCTTCGCAGGCGATGCAAAAGTTGAAATCGGACGCCAAATCGCAAATGGAATTCTGCGGTGTCGAAGGCGGCGGCAACCACTTTGTTTACCTTGTCGACAGTTCGGGCAGCATGGGCGATGCCTTCACATCCGCTCGATCAGCGTTGCTCCAATCGATCGACATGCTGACTGAGAAGCAACGCTTCTACGTCGTTTTCTTTGACACCGATAGCGACTACATGCAACTGTCGGGTTCGCCCGAACCAGAGACACGCAGTGTTTACGCCACCGCGAACAACAAACAACAGCTTCGCAATTGGGCCATGCGGATTTCAATGGATCGCGGCAAAGCTCCCTACGACCCACTGCGTTTCGCGTTGGACCTCAAACCCGATGTGATCTTCTTGCTGTCCGACGGTGAGTTCCCGCAAGGCATCGAGGACTTGCTCTCCGAAGAGAATCGGTCCACCAATCTGTTTGGTGACACCGACCCGATCAGCATCGTTAACACGATCAGTTACTACAGCCGTGAAGGTGAAAGCCGAATGCGACGCATCGCGGAAAAGAACTTCGGGCAATACCGTCACGTTCCTAAACCCTGA
- a CDS encoding YraN family protein — MANRVPQTLTWIASRGQRLRQWYNDHRFGAIDDHAQLGKRGEQVAAQLLRRKGLQVIAESESDRAGEIDLIALRKHPRLMVFVEVKTLSTSRPGHPADRVDENKQARITRAALRYLKRKKLLGIPCRFDVVAVWWPRDEPRPTRVEHYESAFDAVGIDSFFG; from the coding sequence TTGGCCAATCGTGTTCCTCAAACGCTCACTTGGATTGCATCACGCGGCCAGCGTCTGCGGCAGTGGTACAACGACCATCGGTTTGGTGCCATCGATGACCATGCCCAACTTGGCAAACGAGGCGAGCAAGTTGCCGCTCAGTTGCTGAGACGCAAAGGCTTGCAAGTCATCGCCGAAAGTGAATCCGACCGCGCCGGTGAAATCGACTTAATCGCCCTTCGCAAACACCCGCGTCTGATGGTGTTTGTAGAAGTCAAAACACTTTCCACTTCGCGTCCGGGCCATCCAGCGGACCGAGTCGACGAAAACAAACAAGCCCGAATCACGCGGGCTGCCCTTCGCTACTTGAAGCGAAAGAAACTACTTGGGATTCCATGTCGCTTTGACGTGGTTGCCGTTTGGTGGCCTCGAGACGAACCTCGACCGACTCGCGTCGAGCACTACGAATCCGCGTTCGATGCCGTCGGGATTGATTCCTTCTTTGGCTGA
- a CDS encoding M20 family metallopeptidase, which produces MSDLSCHGYSNRDLVLSLAVRLLSELIAYPTVSHTSNQAITEWVADRLRAQGFECEQTRYLDGEGVPKFNLIAKRLPTDSSSKSGDLSTQSIDRPENETGLAYFCHTDVVPADRWGGPGGNPFEAVIEDNRLYGRGSCDMKGSLAAMLAAIDDLDASKQSAPLWVVCTADEEVGLRGAKELAQSSPAYRELVALDPVALIGEPTELGVVHAHKGMGGFRVISHGKAAHSSTNRGVNANVAMIPLLQTILELHERSQTDPMLRDDRFDPPTLTFNFGISDHADATNIVPDRSEVWANWRAMPSVDGECLMAEAKAAAEQLGLQFRSYKSVAPLETPIDDPTLVRMCELASSYCGREKAETVCYATDGAVLEELRHRIVCGPGSIEQAHTVDEFIELESLENGVSLFREAVQAFAMKA; this is translated from the coding sequence TTGTCGGATTTGAGTTGCCACGGCTATTCCAACCGAGACCTCGTTTTGTCACTTGCTGTAAGACTACTGTCCGAATTGATCGCTTATCCGACGGTCAGTCATACCAGCAATCAAGCGATCACGGAGTGGGTGGCGGATCGTTTGCGGGCGCAAGGGTTCGAATGTGAGCAAACGCGGTACCTGGATGGCGAAGGTGTCCCAAAATTCAATTTGATTGCCAAGCGTTTGCCAACCGATTCGAGTTCAAAATCGGGGGATTTGTCGACGCAATCCATCGATCGACCTGAGAACGAAACGGGGCTGGCGTACTTTTGTCACACCGATGTGGTTCCCGCGGATCGCTGGGGCGGACCGGGCGGAAACCCGTTCGAAGCCGTGATCGAAGACAATCGTTTGTACGGTCGAGGCTCGTGTGACATGAAGGGATCGTTGGCAGCGATGCTTGCGGCGATCGATGATTTGGATGCGTCGAAGCAATCGGCTCCGCTGTGGGTTGTTTGCACGGCCGACGAGGAAGTCGGGCTTCGCGGCGCCAAGGAATTGGCGCAGAGCAGTCCCGCCTATCGCGAATTGGTTGCTCTGGATCCGGTTGCGTTGATTGGTGAACCAACCGAATTAGGCGTCGTCCACGCCCACAAAGGCATGGGTGGGTTTCGAGTGATCTCCCATGGCAAGGCCGCTCATAGCAGCACGAACCGAGGTGTCAACGCGAATGTGGCGATGATCCCATTGCTGCAAACAATCCTCGAGCTGCACGAACGATCGCAAACCGATCCGATGCTGCGAGACGACCGGTTTGACCCTCCGACGCTGACGTTCAACTTTGGCATCAGCGACCATGCGGATGCGACCAACATCGTTCCGGATCGCAGTGAAGTTTGGGCCAATTGGCGAGCGATGCCCAGTGTGGACGGTGAATGCTTGATGGCGGAAGCGAAGGCCGCTGCGGAGCAACTTGGATTGCAATTTCGTAGCTACAAATCTGTTGCTCCGTTGGAAACGCCCATCGACGATCCAACGCTCGTTCGCATGTGTGAGTTGGCGAGTTCGTACTGCGGACGCGAAAAAGCGGAGACGGTTTGCTATGCCACCGACGGTGCGGTGTTGGAAGAGCTTCGCCACCGAATCGTGTGCGGTCCGGGCAGCATCGAGCAAGCTCACACGGTCGATGAATTCATCGAACTTGAGTCGCTAGAAAACGGAGTCTCGCTTTTCCGAGAGGCGGTCCAGGCTTTCGCGATGAAGGCTTGA
- the mgtE gene encoding magnesium transporter, which produces MNAPASPEHSTNSDLDESAQQTDWRPWERLGELVDAGDAEGVENFLSKLGPNDQALALNRLDEEHYCAVLTLLPAEEAAEILRHLSETQAAELVDSLCASDAAAIVQEMTSDEQADLLGDLDDDQAESILQALPPEDAASVRELAAYSDDQAGGLLVREILRFNQKSLVHEVITTLSENAEEFRDYDVQYAYLTDDDEKLVGVLPMRNLLFAKRTDPVADIMILDPLSITASMPLDELRDFFDAHHFLGVPVVDDTHKLLGVVHRNAVDYESTRAAENDFLKSQGIIGGEELRTMPLWQRSHRRLSWLSINVLLNIGAAGVIAVYQDTLSKVIALAVFLPIISDMSGCSGNQAVAVSMRELSLGLVRPSEMLRVWLKEISVGLINGTVLGLLVAVVAVVWDGNPYLGLVVGVALCANTLIAVSIGGTVPLLLKRLGFDPAVASGPLLTTVTDMCGFFLVLGMATAMLDRLI; this is translated from the coding sequence GTGAATGCCCCCGCCTCCCCCGAACATTCCACTAACTCCGACCTCGACGAATCCGCCCAGCAAACTGATTGGCGACCGTGGGAACGGCTGGGCGAATTAGTCGATGCGGGTGACGCCGAAGGAGTCGAAAACTTCCTTTCAAAGTTAGGACCAAACGATCAAGCGTTGGCGCTCAATCGTTTGGACGAGGAACATTACTGCGCGGTTCTGACGCTACTGCCCGCGGAGGAAGCCGCCGAAATCCTGCGTCACCTGAGCGAAACGCAAGCGGCCGAATTGGTCGACTCGCTCTGTGCTTCGGACGCGGCCGCCATCGTCCAAGAGATGACCAGCGACGAACAGGCTGACTTGCTGGGTGACTTGGACGACGATCAGGCCGAATCGATTCTTCAGGCACTGCCGCCCGAAGATGCCGCTTCGGTTCGAGAACTGGCCGCGTACAGCGACGACCAAGCTGGTGGTCTGTTGGTTCGTGAGATCCTGCGGTTCAACCAGAAAAGCCTCGTTCACGAAGTCATCACAACGCTCTCAGAAAACGCTGAAGAGTTTCGTGACTACGACGTGCAGTACGCCTACTTGACCGACGACGATGAGAAACTGGTCGGCGTGCTGCCGATGCGAAACCTGTTGTTTGCCAAACGCACCGACCCTGTCGCGGACATCATGATCCTCGATCCATTGTCGATTACCGCCAGCATGCCGCTGGATGAACTGCGAGACTTCTTCGACGCCCACCACTTCCTCGGCGTCCCAGTTGTCGATGACACCCACAAACTTCTGGGTGTCGTCCACCGAAACGCAGTCGACTACGAATCAACCCGTGCCGCCGAAAACGATTTTCTGAAAAGCCAAGGGATCATCGGTGGCGAAGAGCTACGAACGATGCCGCTTTGGCAACGATCGCATCGACGACTCAGTTGGCTCAGCATCAACGTTTTGCTGAACATTGGTGCGGCCGGCGTCATTGCCGTGTACCAAGACACGCTATCCAAGGTGATCGCGCTTGCCGTGTTCCTGCCGATCATCAGCGACATGAGCGGTTGCAGTGGAAACCAAGCGGTGGCGGTCAGCATGCGTGAACTATCGCTCGGTTTGGTTCGCCCGTCCGAGATGCTACGCGTCTGGCTGAAGGAAATCAGCGTTGGCCTGATCAACGGAACGGTGCTGGGACTGCTGGTTGCTGTTGTCGCGGTCGTCTGGGACGGCAATCCCTACTTGGGTCTCGTTGTCGGAGTCGCTTTGTGTGCGAACACGCTGATCGCGGTCTCCATCGGAGGCACCGTGCCGCTTCTTTTGAAACGGCTCGGGTTCGACCCGGCGGTCGCCAGCGGTCCGTTGCTAACAACCGTGACCGACATGTGCGGCTTCTTCCTGGTTCTAGGAATGGCAACCGCAATGCTCGATCGACTGATCTAG